A stretch of the Bacillus anthracis str. Vollum genome encodes the following:
- the bclB gene encoding collagen-like exosporium glycoprotein BclB, whose amino-acid sequence MKQNDKLWLDKGIIGPENIGPTFPVLPPIHIPTGITGATGATGITGATGPTGTTGATGATGITGVTGATGITGVTGATGITGVTGPTGITGATGPTGITGVTGPAGITGVTGPTGITGATGPTGITGATGPTGITGATGPAGITGATGPTGITGVTGPTGITGATGPTGTTGVTGPTGDTGLAGATGPTGDTGATGPTGDTGATGPTGATGLAGATGPTGATGLTGATGATGATGGGAIIPFASGTTPALLVNAVLANTGTLLGFGFSQPGIAPGVGGTLTILPGVVGDYAFVAPRDGIITSLAGFFSATAALAPLTPVQIQMQIFIAPAASNTFTPVAPPLLLTPALPAIAIGTTATGIQAYNVPVVAGDKILVYVSLTGASPIAAVAGFVSAGLNIV is encoded by the coding sequence TTGAAACAGAATGACAAATTATGGTTGGATAAAGGCATAATAGGCCCAGAAAATATTGGACCTACCTTCCCGGTTCTTCCCCCAATTCATATTCCAACAGGAATAACGGGAGCAACCGGTGCAACAGGAATAACGGGAGCAACAGGTCCGACGGGAACAACAGGAGCGACCGGTGCGACAGGAATAACGGGAGTGACCGGTGCAACAGGAATAACGGGAGTGACCGGTGCAACAGGAATAACGGGAGTGACAGGTCCGACGGGAATAACGGGAGCAACAGGTCCGACGGGAATAACGGGAGTAACAGGTCCGGCGGGAATAACGGGAGTGACAGGTCCGACGGGAATAACGGGAGCAACAGGTCCGACGGGAATAACGGGAGCAACAGGTCCGACGGGAATAACGGGAGCAACAGGTCCGGCGGGAATAACGGGAGCAACAGGTCCGACGGGAATAACGGGAGTAACCGGTCCGACGGGAATAACGGGAGCAACAGGTCCGACGGGAACAACAGGAGTAACCGGTCCAACGGGAGACACAGGTCTAGCAGGAGCAACGGGCCCAACAGGAGATACTGGAGCAACGGGCCCAACAGGAGATACTGGAGCAACGGGCCCGACAGGAGCAACAGGTCTAGCAGGAGCAACAGGCCCGACAGGAGCAACAGGTCTAACGGGAGCAACTGGTGCAACAGGAGCAACTGGTGGCGGAGCTATTATTCCATTCGCTTCCGGTACAACACCAGCTCTGTTAGTTAATGCGGTATTAGCTAATACAGGGACTCTTCTTGGATTTGGATTTAGTCAGCCTGGCATAGCTCCAGGTGTGGGAGGAACTCTCACAATACTACCAGGTGTTGTAGGTGATTATGCATTTGTAGCACCACGTGATGGAATTATCACTTCATTAGCAGGATTCTTTAGTGCAACAGCGGCGTTAGCTCCATTGACACCTGTTCAAATTCAGATGCAAATATTTATCGCACCTGCTGCAAGTAATACGTTTACACCAGTAGCGCCACCTCTATTATTAACACCAGCATTACCAGCAATAGCAATTGGTACTACAGCAACAGGAATCCAAGCTTATAATGTTCCAGTAGTTGCTGGGGATAAAATATTAGTATATGTTTCATTAACAGGAGCTAGTCCAATAGCTGCAGTTGCCGGATTTGTAAGCGCAGGTCTTAATATCGTCTAA